A genome region from Pan troglodytes isolate AG18354 chromosome 3, NHGRI_mPanTro3-v2.0_pri, whole genome shotgun sequence includes the following:
- the LOC739912 gene encoding prothymosin alpha (The RefSeq protein has 1 substitution compared to this genomic sequence) translates to MSDAVVDTSSEITTKDLKEKKEVVEEAENGRDAPANGNANEENGEQEADNEVDEEEEEGGEEEEEEEEGDGEEEDGDEDEEAESATGKRAAEDDEDDDVDTKKQKTDEDD, encoded by the coding sequence ATGTCAGACGCAGTCGTAGACACCAGCTCCGAAATCACCACCAAGGActtaaaggagaagaaggaagttgTGGAAGAGGCAGAAAATGGAAGAGACGCCCCTGCTAACGGGAATGCTAATGAGGAAAATGGGGAGCAGGAGGCTGACAATGAGGtagatgaagaagaggaagaaggtggggaggaagaggaggaggaagaagaaggtgaTGGTGAGGAAGAGGATGGAGAtaaagatgaggaagctgagtcaGCTACGGGCAAGCGGGCAgctgaagatgatgaggatgatgatgtcgATACCAAGAAGCAGAAGACCGACGAGGATGACTAg
- the ZNF732 gene encoding LOW QUALITY PROTEIN: zinc finger protein 732 (The sequence of the model RefSeq protein was modified relative to this genomic sequence to represent the inferred CDS: inserted 4 bases in 2 codons; deleted 1 base in 1 codon; substituted 2 bases at 2 genomic stop codons), with amino-acid sequence MELLTFRDVAIEFSPEEWKCLDPAQQNLYRDVMLENYRNLVSLGVAISNPDLAIYLEQRKEPYKVKIHETVAKHPAVCSHFTQDFLPVQGIEDSFHKLVLRRYEKCGHENLQLRKTCKRKVQKGGYNEFNQCLSTIQSKIFQCSAHVKVFSTFSNSNQRRIRHTGEKHFKECGKSFQKFSDLTQHQGIHAGEKPYTCEECGKDFKWYLIFNEYKIIHTGEKPFTCEECGNIFTTSSNFAKHKVYTGEKSYKYEECGKAFNRSSTLTKHKRIHAEEKPFTCEECGKIITSSSNVAKHKKIHTGEKLYKCQECGKVFNRSTTLTKHNRIHTGEKPYTCEECGKAFSRSSVLNEHKRIHTGEKPYKCEQCGKAFRQSATLNKHKSIHTGEKPYTCEECGKAFSRFTTLNEHKRIHTGERPHKCEECGKAFGWSTDLNKHKIIHTGEKRYKCEECGKAFGWSAYLSKHKKIHTGEKPYRCEECGKAFLCSRALNKHKTIHTGEKPYKCEECGKAFGWSTYLSKHKKIHTGEKPYRCEECGKAFRRSRVLNKYKTIHTGDKTPKCKGCGKAFKRSSYLNQHNKIYTGEKLXKYEECGKAFGXSTNLNEHKKIYTGNKLYKCEECGKAFGWSTTLNENKXIHTGEKPYKCKECGKAFKQSAYLNQHKKIDAGEQPYKCEECGKAFRWSTTLNEHKKIHMGDESYKCKECGKAYKRSSPINKHEKIHNGENTYKCKESGXVITSSSNSAKRKRIHTGEKPYKCLECHKTFNSSKTLIEHRIHTGEKPYTCEECCKAFRQSGNLYVHRRIHTGDKPYKCKGCGKAFKLYSSILKHKRTRTGGMSYQYEECGSL; translated from the exons gAACTCTTAACATTCAGGGATGTGGCCATAGAATTCTCTCCAGAAGAGTGGAAATGCCTGGACCCTGCCCAGCAGAATTTGTATAGAGATGTGATGTTGGAGAACTACAGGAACCTGGTCTCCCTGG gtGTTGCTATCTCTAACCCAGACCTGGCCATCTATCTGGAGCAAAGAAAGGAGCCCTACAAAGTGAAGATACATGAGACAGTAGCCAAACACCCAG ctgtGTGTTCTCATTTCACCCAAGACTTTTTGCCAGTGCAGGGGATAGAAGATTCGTTCCACAAACTTGTATTAAGAAGATATGAGAAATGTGGACATGAGAATTTACAATTAAGAAAAACCTGTAAAAGGAAGGTGCAGAAAGGAGGTTATAATGAATTTAATCAATGCTTGTCAACTattcagagcaaaatatttcagTGTAGTGCACATGTCAAAGTATTTAGTACATTTTCAAATTCAAACCAACGTAGGATAAGACATACTGGAGAGAAACACTTTAAAGAATGTGGCAAGTCATTTCAGAAGTTCTCAGACCTAACTCAACATCAAGGAATTCatgctggagagaaaccctacacatgtgaagaatgtggcaaagactTTAAATGGTATTTAATCTTTAATGaatataagataattcatactggagagaaacccttcacatgtgaagaatgtggcaacaTCTTTACCACATCCTCAAACTTTGCTAAACATAAAGTTTATACTGGAGAGAAATCTTACAAatatgaagaatgtggcaaagcctttaataGGTCCTCAACCCTTACTAAGCATAAGAGAATTCATGCTGAAGAGAAACCCTtcacatgtgaagaatgtggcaaaatcATTACCTCATCCTCAAATGTTGCcaaacataagaaaattcataccgGAGAGAAACTCTACAAATGTCAGGAATGTGGCAAAGTCTTTAATAGGTCCACAACTCTTACTAAACATAacagaattcatactggagagaaaccctacacatgtgaagaatgtggcaaagcctttagtaGGTCCTCAGTTCTGAAtgaacataagagaattcatactggagagaagccctacaaatgtgaacaatgtggcaaagcctttagacAATCCGCAACCCTTAATAAACATAAGAgtattcatactggagagaaaccctacacatgtgaagaatgtggaaaagcctttagTCGGTTCACAACCCTTAAtgaacataagagaattcatactggagagaggCCCCACAAATGTGAAGAGTGTGGCAAAGCCTTTGGATGGTCCACAGACCTGAataaacataagataattcatactggagagaaacgtTACAAATGTGAAGAGTGTGGCAAAGCCTTTGGATGGTCTGCATACCTGagtaaacataagaaaattcatactggagagaaaccttatagATGTGAAGAGTGTGGCAAAGCCTTTTTATGTTCCAGAGCCCTGAATAAACATAAGacaattcatactggagagaaaccttacaaatgtgaagagtGTGGCAAAGCCTTTGGATGGTCCACATACCTGagtaaacataagaaaattcatactggagagaaaccttatagATGTGAAGAGTGTGGCAAAGCATTTAGACGTTCCAGAGTCCTGAATAAATATAAGACAATTCATACTGGAGATAAAACCCCCAAATGTAAAggatgtggcaaagcctttaagcGGTCCTCATACCTTAatcaacataataaaatttatactggagagaaactctagaaatatgaagaatgtggcaaagcctttggATGATCCACAAACCTGAATGAACATAAGAAAATTtatactggaaataaactatacaaatgtgaagaatgtggcaaagcttttggATGGTCCACAACCCTgaatgaaaataa aattcatactggagaaaaaccctacaaatgtaaagaatgtgggaaagccttcaaaCAGTCCGCATACCTGAATCAACATAAGAAAATTGATGCTGGAGAgcaaccctacaaatgtgaagaatgtggcaaagcttttagaTGGTCCACAACCCTGAAtgaacataagaaaattcatatggGAGACGAAtcctacaaatgtaaagaatgtgggaaagcctatAAACGGTCCTCACCCATAAATAAACATGAGAAAATTCATAATGGAGAGAACACCTACAAATGTAAGGAATCTGG AGTCATTACCTCATCCTCAAATTCTGCTAAACGTAAGAGAATccatactggtgagaaaccctataaatgtttAGAATGTCATAAAACCTTTAATAGCTCCAAAACCCTAATTGAACATAggattcatactggagagaaaccctacacatGTGAAGAATGTTGCAAAGCCTTTAGACAGTCCGGAAACCTTTATGTACAtaggagaattcatactggagat AAACCATACAAGTGTAAAGGATGTGGAAAAGCCTTTAAGCTGTACTCCAGCATTCTTAAACATAAGAGAACTCGTACTGGAGGAATGTCTTACCAATATGAAGAATGTGGCAGTCTTTAA